A single genomic interval of Helianthus annuus cultivar XRQ/B chromosome 6, HanXRQr2.0-SUNRISE, whole genome shotgun sequence harbors:
- the LOC110866053 gene encoding uncharacterized protein LOC110866053: MGSLPSYFLSLFAAPKCVINKIEKIRREFLWGKNSSGHKIRWIRWDLILKSRKGGGLGVGSIQDFNTAMLSKWWWRFKSNPLQLWASTVAAIHKGRDSISAPQFIPLRKAITGVWKDVVSVDGTMSKAGINIAENLVYEGDRWRWRSDPEGSFSVKVVRTDLDRARDPAANSDQSCVWNSWAPPKVKVLLWRACLGKVATKTGLIHRGVPLADGLCPRCGLEKEDSDHLFVSCLWSKCVWWNIMAWIRVSFPADIKKLNDLISFFKNQPGGKIWKKVIHSIVLGTVWRIWLVRNEKVFNNRFIPILKTVESIQEDVFCWLNIRSKLKVPSWENWSSFDILEM; encoded by the coding sequence ATGGGGAGTCTTCCGTCTTATTTTCTGTCTTTATTCGCCGCCCCTAAATGTGTGATCAATAAAATTGAGAAAATCAGGAGGGAATTCCTATGGGGGAAGAATTCTTCGGGTCACAAGATAAGATGGATCCGGTGGGACCTTATATTGAAATCCAGAAAAGGCGGAGGATTGGGAGTCGGGAGCATTCAAGATTTTAACACTGCAATGCTTTcgaagtggtggtggaggttcaaAAGTAATCCGCTTCAGCTATGGGCATCGACGGTGGCAGCTATTCATAAGGGCAGAGATTCAATTAGTGCTCCCCAATTCATTCCGCTAAGAAAGGCTATTACGGGAGTTTGGAAGGATGTGGTTTCAGTTGATGGGACAATGTCTAAAGCTGGCATCAACATTGCGGAGAATCTGGTGTATGAAGGGGATAGATGGCGGTGGAGATCTGACCCGGAAGGGTCCTTTTCTGTCAAAGTGGTCCGTACGGACCTGGATCGGGCTCGTGATCCAGCTGCTAACAGCGACCAAAGCTGCGTTTGGAACTCTTGGGCCCCCCCAAAAGTTAAGGTTTTGTTGTGGAGGGCCTGTCTTGGCAAAGTGGCGACGAAAACAGGCCTTATTCATAGGGGCGTTCCTCTTGCGGATGGTTTATGCCCAAGATGCGGGTTGGAGAAAGAAGACTCTGACCACCTGTTCGTTTCTTGCTTGTGGTCGAAATGTGTGTGGTGGAACATTATGGCCTGGATCCGTGTCTCCTTTCCTGCGGATATAAAGAAGCTGAACGACCTTATCTCATTCTTCAAAAATCAACCAGGTGGCAAGATTTGGAAAAAAGTCATTCATTCCATTGTTTTAGGAACTGTTTGGAGGATTTGGCTTGTTAGAAACGAGAAGGTTTTTAATAATCGGTTTATTCCGATTTTGAAGACGGTGGAGAGTATTCAAGAGGACGTTTTCTGCTGGTTAAACATCAGATCCAAGCTTAAGGTTCCGAGTTGGGAGAATTGGAGTTCGTTTGATATTCTAGAGATGTAG